The Salvelinus fontinalis isolate EN_2023a unplaced genomic scaffold, ASM2944872v1 scaffold_0002, whole genome shotgun sequence DNA segment ccACTGAATCAAACCCTAAAGGGAAGTGACAgactctctctccattccattTTTTATGTTAAAGGTGGAGAAGGATACATTTGCCCCAGACACTGAGGTCAGATTATCCTATTTCCCTCATAATGCACAGGGATTCCAGACACCAATTTGTCACAAAGCACGACTTCCTGACACATTACAACGGCACGTTGTATGACATGGTCGGGCTGTCCTTCCTCGCATCCATGTCAAGGGTTAAATGTCAGGGGTCATCGGCAGATGTTCCGGGTGCTCTCCCAGGCCTTGCTGCCCCTACGGAGTGGTAGGAAGAAGGGATGGCGGagggcggaggagagagagaggtgtttggAGGGCTCGTACTCCAGCATCTTCTCCAACAGGTCAAAGAACTGATGATGCTCCTTAGCTTCTGATAACCGGTATCtctgaaatagagagagagaaagagagagagagagagtaccattcaaaagtttggggtcacttagaaatgtccttgtttttgaaagaaaatactttttttagtccattaaaataacatcaaattgatcagaaatacagtgttgacattgttatcgttgtaaatgactattgtagctggaaacggctgtgtCAAGAGTCTGTGTGCAGCAGGTAGGACGGAGttaggcgcaggacacagaattGAGTAACAACGTACTTTACTCGGAAAATCACAAACACATTCCATACAGGGAAAAATATTCCAGCTCGACACAACAGAGCGACTacttaacaaagaacaaacacgcacaaaaccatgtgggaaccagagggttaaatagggaataaattataacgtaatggaaaccaggtgtgtacaatcaagacaaaacaaatggaaaaataaatgtagatcggtggcggctagaaagccggtgacgttgaccaccgaacgccacccgaacaaggagaggcaccaacttcggcggaagtcgtgacaggctGATTTttgatggaatatctacatagacgtacagaggcccaatatcagcaaccatcactcttgtgttccaatggcacgttgtgttagctaatccaggtttatcattttaaaaggctacttgatcattagaaaacccttttgcaattatgttaacacagctgaaaatTGTAGTgtagtgctgattaaagaagcaataaaactgaccagttgagtatctggagcatcagcagcatcagcctcaaaatggccagaaacaaagacctttcttctaaaactcgtcagtctattgttctgagaaatgaaggctattccatgcgagaaattgccaagaaactgaagatcttgtacaatgctgtgtactactcccttcacagaacagcacaaactggctctaaccagaatagaaagaggagtgggaggccccggtgcacaactgagcaagaggacaagtacattagagtgcctagtttgagaaacaaatgcctcacaagtcctcaactggcagattcattaaatagtacccacaaaacaccagtctcaacatcaacagtgaagaggcgactctggaatgctggccttctaggcagagttgcaaagaaaaaaacatatctcagactggccaataaaaataaaagattaagatgggcaaaagaacacagacactgggcagaggaactctgcctagaaggccagcatcccggagtcgcctcctcactgttgacgttgagactggtttCTTTAGGTGTCAAGTATCTAAGGCTTTACCAGTCCAGTCTCAGGTTAGAGCGTCTTTATCTCAGGGGTAACTTACCCATAGAGGTTTAATGTGGTCTTTGACGTATCGTCCTGCCTTGGAGCTATCGTTCCAGTCCAGACGCCTGCAGTGAAAATACTTCTGCTTCCTGAAAGGGCAAATCAGACAAAGTGTATactatgtgtgtctgtgaggagtgtgtatgtgtgtctataaggagtgtgtatgtgtgtctgtgaggagtgtgtatgtgtgtctatgaggagtgtgtatgtgtgtgtgtgtaactgtcatCATGTGTTACCTGGTCTTGCAGATCATCGTAGAGGGGAGAGGTCCCCGTACTCTCTCCATCATGGCCAGGTGCTCCTGGTTGTCATGGGTCtgagacaaacacaaacactggTCAGCAGAAGCTATAAACTCCCAACTTAGTTCACTTTCACTTGTATCACacaaacaacaaacacacacacagtcttttgTAACTAacattgtggggacacacaattcagtcccattcaacatCCTGTtttccctaactcctaacccttaaccGTAACTCTAACCCTTACACTAAacccaaaacctaaccttaatcctaaccctagctcatAACCCTAAAAcgaaccctaactcctaaccctaaccctaacccttaaccgtAACTCTAACCCTTACACtaaccccaaaacctaaccttaacactaaccttaatcctaaccctagctcataaccctaaaactaaccctaactcctaaccctaaccctaaccctaaacccctgagaaatagcatttgaccttgtggggactaacaaaatgtccccagttggttaaatttttatttgtttactgttcttgtagggacttctggtccccacaagtatagttaaacacgtccacacacaaacacacagtaccTGATATAGGGTGAAGCCTTCATAGTACTCAAACAGGATGCAGCCGATACTCCAGACATCACACGGATGACTCCAGCCCAGCTCTGAGTTGGAAAAGTAACAAATGTTCAGCTAGCCAATAGTCCAAGattagagtgtgtgagtgtgatgtCTGTATGTTACCCAGAACAACTTCAGGAGCATGGTAGTGGTGTGTAGATATGATGGTGCTGTGGTGTTCGTGGTCAAACGTGGCACTGCCAAAATCCACCAGCCTTACTGTTGTATCCTCCATTTTCCTCTCATCCCGCttctgagagagcgagagaaatagaggtgggggggacagagagagagagagagggggggagaaagaagaTGActatcctccgtcctctctcctccgcccTCTATCCTCCGACCCTCTATCCTCCGCccactctcctccgtcctctatcctccaccctctatcctccgtcctctctcctccgtcctctatACTCCACCCTctatcctccgtcctctctcctccgtcctctctcctccgtcctctctcctccgcccTATATCCTCCGACCCTCTATCCTCCGCCCACTCTCCTCCGCCCTCTATCCTCCGTCCTCTATCCTCCGTCCTctatcctccgtcctctctctcctccgtcctctctcctccgtcctctatcctccgtcctctctcctccgtcctctctcctccgtcctctatcctccgtcctctctcctccgtcctctctccttcgtcctctctcctccgtcctctctcctccgtcctctctccttcgtcctctctcctccgtcctctatcCTCCGCACACTCTCCTCCGCCCTCTATCcttcgtcctctctcctccgcccTCTATCCTCCGTCCTCTATCCTCCGCCCTCTATCCTCCGTCCTCTATCCTCCGCCCACTCtcctccgttctctctcctcggtcccctctcctccgtcctctctcctccgtcctctatcCTCCGCCCTCTATCCTCCGCCCTCTATCCTCCGCCCTCTATCCTCCGTCCTCTATCCTCCGTCCTctatcctccgtcctctctcctccgtcctctcttctccgtcctctctcctccgtcctctctcctccgcccTCTATCCTCCGACCCTCTATCCTCCGCCCACTCTCCTCCGCCCTCTATCCTCCGTCCTCTATCCTCCGTCCTCTATCCTCCGTCCTctatcctccgtcctctctctcctccgtcctctctcctccgtcctctatcctccgtcctctctcctccgtcctctctcctccgtcctctatcctccgtcctctctccttcgtcctctctcctccgtcctctatcCTCCGCAAACTCTCCTCCGCCCTCTATCcttcgtcctctctcctccgcccTCTATCCTCCGCCCTCTATCCTCCGCCCTCTATCCTCCGTCCTCTATCCTCCGCCCACTCtcctccgttctctctcctcggtgccctctcctccgtcctctctcctccgtcctctatcCTCCGCCCTCTATCCTCTGCCCTCTATCCTCCGCCCTCTATCCTCCGTCCTCTATCCTCCGTCCTCTATCCTCCGCCCTCTATCCTccgccctctctcctccgtcctctatcCTCCGTCCTCTATCCTCCGCCCTCTATCCTCCGCCCTCTATCCTCCGTCCTCTATcctctgtcctctatcctccGTCCTCTATCCTccgccctctctcctccgtcctctatcCTCCGTCCTCTATCCTCCGCCCTCTATCCTCCGTCCTCTATCCTCCGCCCTCTATCCTCCGCCCTCTATCCTCCGTCCTCTATCCTTCGTCCTCTATCCTccgccctctctcctccgtcctctatcCTCCGCCCTCTATCCTCCGCCCTCTATCCTCCGTCCTCTATCCTTCGTCCTCTATCCTCCGCCCTCTATCCTCCGCCCTCTATCCTCCGTCCTCTATCCTCCGCCCTCTATCCTCAGTCCTCTATCCTCCGCCCTCTATCCTCCGCCCTCTATCCTCCGTCCTCTATCCTTTGTCCTCTATCCTCCGCCCTCTATCCTCCGTCCTctatcctccgtcctctctcgccTCATTTTGAAAAAGGTAAAAGTGAATCTAGGTTAATCGGCATGGAGAGTGACCGTGGAGGAAAATGTGCTTGGTTGAAATGAGACGTTCCTTCTCCACTCATCAGGCAAATTAcgtttacaggggtggatcccaaaatacatttttaaagtgaTCAAAACAAATTAAGATGCAAAACATTTTATGGTTAAAACAATacgtagcatattgtttttaaagTGTGCATGTTTTTCTCCTCTGACAAAACCAAATCTGATTCAAATGGGGTGTGGTATATTTCAAATGGGGTGTGGTATATTtcaaagggggtgtggtatatttcaAATGGGGTGTGGTATATTTCAAACGGGGTATGGCAGATGTCAAAACTTCTGCAGTAGGATACTGTAGACATGAGTGTCCTCAATGAAAAGTGTCTATCGAGGAGGGGACGACACTCTTCCGTTTGCCTACTAATAAATTGACACACTCCTCGACCCCTTATCGGTTTCCGGGTCCCAGatgagagaggacggaggagagaggacagaggacggTCTTTTGCCCAAAGGAGAAACCCCCAGATACAGCGTAGGTAAAGAAGAGAGTGAAGAAGGAAGGATAAAGCCCCCCCCCTCACCTTCTCAGGGTTGTAAGTTTTGGTGTAGTCAGAGTTGACAAACAGGATGTTCTCAGGTTTGAGGTCAGTGTGGGTCAGCTTGTTGATATGGAGAACTGCAGAGGGAAACAGATAAACCATGCATCCATCATGATAATACCTGGACAGCCAAGGTGACACTGCCCAGCGTTGCACTTGCTGCCCATAGGAGTTCCTCCACAGTATGTAGTAGACCAGCGGTATTCAACTCTGACcttacgaggtccggagcctgctgcttTTCTGTTTTACCTTATAATGAATtgctctaaatcagtccctgattagaggggaacaatgaaaaaagcagtggaactggctttgaggccCAGAGTTGAGATTCAGGCTAGTAGACTGAGCTACATCAATGAACCAGCGCCCTCTTCTGGTCAAAGAGACCATTACCAGACACCAAACAATCCCTGTTAAGTAATGTCATCGTCTATGGAAGTAGTCACCACCAACACTGGTTCTGGAGAGCTACCAGCATGCATATGGGcatacatatacagtggggagaacaagtatttgatacactgccgattttgcaggttttcctacatacatagcatgtagaggtctgtcatttatatcataggtacacttcaaatgtgagagacggaatctaaaacaaaaatccagaaaatcattgatttttaagtaattaatttgcattttattgcatgacataagtatttgagaAATGAGAAGTAAAGAGAAAGCCACAGAAGGTGAGGGAAACAACTTCTCAAACTTTCTACTGGTTCATCAGACTCCTTACTGTTTGTTGTGTGGGTCTTTCTTGTTGATTTTCTCCAGGACATTGATCTCCAGTTT contains these protein-coding regions:
- the LOC129841846 gene encoding dual specificity protein kinase CLK2-like → MGKTELYSVYKSFLDCICLYEYPSRSSSEGPGKNEKAPDDGHLAYQNGDVLQERYEVISLLGEGTFGKMVRCVDRRRAGACVALKIIKNMEKYRQAAKLEINVLEKINKKDPHNKQYYHDGCMVYLFPSAVLHINKLTHTDLKPENILFVNSDYTKTYNPEKKRDERKMEDTTVRLVDFGSATFDHEHHSTIISTHHYHAPEVVLELGWSHPCDVWSIGCILFEYYEGFTLYQTHDNQEHLAMMERVRGPLPSTMICKTRKQKYFHCRRLDWNDSSKAGRYVKDHIKPLWRYRLSEAKEHHQFFDLLEKMLEYEPSKHLSLSSALRHPFFLPLRRGSKAWESTRNICR